TCTTGTTGTTTATAAGACGCGTCGTGTTCTTCATCGACAATGATAATGCCCAGATCCGCAAACGGCGTGAACAGAGCCGAACGGGTACCAATCACGATGCCCGCTATTTTATCACGCGCCGATAACCAAGCATTCAGTCGCTCAGAATCGTTTAAACCTGAGTGGATAACCTCAACAGGCACATTAAAGCGTCGCTTAAAGCGGTTAATCGTTTGAGGGGTGAGGCCAATCTCAGGCACGAGTACTAACGCTTGTTTACCTTGATCGAGAATCGGCTTAATCATATTCAGGTAAACCTCGGTCTTACCTGAGCCAGTAACGCCTTCTAACAGGAAACAACCAAAGTCGGTTTGGCTATTTACGGTCGCAATCGCGATGGCTTGTTCAGCATTGAGCTTAGGTTTGTCTTGGTCGTTTTCAAGATCAACTGGCCACGCCTGACGCTTCGGCTTTTTCTCTACCGATTCAATCCAGCCTTTCTCTTCTAGTGTCTTGAGTACGGCGCTGCCAACTTCTTCATCAATGAACTCTTGATGGGGTACGGGGCCGTGCTCAAGCATGTGCATCACTTTGGCTTGTTTGACTGCGCGACCAAAACCTTGCATCAGTTGGTCTTTGCCTGATGGCGTTAACTGCCACTCAACCAGCGTTGCGAAGTCGGCGGCTTTGCCTTTTCTTAGAGCGCTCGGAAGGGCGTTAGCAAAGGTCTCGCCAAGAGGGTACTGATAAAATTGACTGCACCACATTAACAGTGAATAGACAGATTCCGGCCAAACAGGCTGATTGTCTAATAGGGCTTTAATGGGTTTGAGCTTGTCTAGCTCGAATTCAGATTCGTTAACCAGAGCCGTTACAATACCGGTTAAGGTTTGTCGTCCAAAAGGCACAGAGACTCGTCCACCAATAATCGGAAATAGATGGCTAGGAATCTTGTAATCGAACTGCTTGTCGAGTGGAACAGGCAGTGCCACGCGGGCAATCATTGGACGCATAAAGGGACGGCTTTATCTGAGTTGACGAGAGCGAACAGTCTAAAGGATAAGGCGGTTAAATTCGAGAAGCAGTTTGGATGAAGGCGGCGAGTTAACGTATACAGACAACGACAGCTCGAAATCTCAGGGCGATAAAGGAAATAAAGAGAGAATTGGTGAAAAATGTATCAAATCAGTTGATCCTGCCTTTTAGATTCATTACTATACTGCGCCTTAAAGGTATGGCTTCATCACTCTTTTGTGTCGATGCGGTGTCTTTATTTCTTTTTTAAACTACGTGTGGTGTGCGGCTTAGAATCGTATAGCGACACGGCCTACTTGAGGTTATCCCATGAAAGCTGGAATCCACCCAGAATACAAAGCAGTTTCTGCAACTTGTTCTTGCGGCAACACATTTGAGTTCAACTCAACGCTAGCAAAAGAATCAATCCACCTAGACGTATGTGACAAATGTCACCCGTTCTACACTGGTAAGCAACGTATCGTAGATACTGGCGGCCGTGTTGATCGCTTCAACAAGCGTTTCGGTGCTCTTTCTAGCAAGAAGTAATTCTCGCTATTTAGACATGAAAAAGGACACTTCGGTGTCCTTTTTTGTTGCCTGTAATTTGAGAAAGCAGTGACTTTCATTCAAGCTTCAATCCCGCCTAACGATAAGGTGCCTACCTTTCTATTGCAGGGCAATTCCTTGCGTACCTCTCTTCACCAAATTCAGCTCGAAAGTTCAACAAGCGACAGTAATTTCAACTGCTCACTGGTCTTATTAGTAGTGAAATCTCGTTTTTTAATGAGACAGAGGCTTCAACCACCTAGGAACTTTGAAGTACATCCATTAACATGAACAAGATCCCCCAAATAATAATACCCTAGGAACCTACACCTATGTCTGAAGACAGCAGCCAAGCTCAATCCTCTCAAGCGTTATCATCTGAAAAATCGTTATCGCCTCAAGAACAATTCCGTCAGCAAGCTCTTGATTACCATGAGTTCCCAATTCCTGGCAAAATTGCCGTAGAACTGACGAAGCCTGCAAACTCTGCAGAAGACCTAGCACTTGCATACAGCCCAGGCGTAGCCGAGCCTGTTCGCGAGATCGCACAGAACGTCGATAACGTTTATAAGTACACAGGTAAAGGCAACATGGTTGCAGTTATCTCTAACGGTACAGCGATTCTTGGCCTAGGTAACCTTGGTCCTATTGCTTCTAAACCTGTTATGGAAGGTAAAGCGCTCCTGTTTAAGCGTTTTGCTGGTTTAGATTCTATCGATATTGAAGTAAAACACCGCACAATCGATGAGTTCGTTGATACGGTTGCGAATATCGCAGATACATTCGGCGGTATTAACCTGGAAGACATCAAAGCACCAGACTGTTTTGAGATTGAACGTCGCCTGATTGAACGTTGTGATGTTCCGGTATTCCACGATGACCAACACGGTACTGCGATTGTGACAGCAGCGGGTATGCTGAACGCGATCGAACTTCAAGGTAAGAAACTTGAAGAGTGTAAGATCGTTTGTTTAGGTGCTGGCGCAGCTGCGGTTGCTTGTATGGAACTACTGATTAAGTGTGGCGCTCAGCGTGAAAAAATCTACATGCTTGACCGTAAAGGTGTGATCCACACTCGTCGTGATGACCTAAACGAATACAAAGAGCTGTTCGCAAACAATACCGACAAGCGTACGCTTGAAGATGTTATCGAAGGCGCTGACCTGTTCTTGGGTGTATCGGGTCCTAACCTGCTTCCAGCAGAAGCTCTAACGCTGATGGCTGATAAGCCAGTTGTGTTTGCATGTTCAAACCCAGATCCAGAGATCAAGCCAGAGCTTGCTCACGAAGTTCGTTCTGACCTTATCATGGGTACAGGCCGCAGTGATTACCCTAACCAAGTAAACAACGTACTTTGTTTCCCATTCATTTTCCGTGGTGCACTAGACGTGCGTGCGAGCGAAATCAATGACGAAATGAAGCTAGCGGCGGTTAAAGCGATTCGTGAACTGGCGAAAGAAGAAGTTCCAGCTGAAGTACTAGCAGCTGCGGGCGAGACTGCACTGGAGTTCGGTAAGGGTTACATCATTCCTAAGCCAATGGACCCACGTCTACTTCCTCGCGTAGCAAAAGCAGTAGCAGAAGCGGCTGTTGAATCTGGCGTAGCTCGTATCGAGATGCCTGCTAACTACATGGCATAGAAGCATATGGCATAGAGACTGGATGACATAATCTTCTGGTATCGTCGTTTCGTTATCGAGACGAAAAGAATAATAAAAAACCGACTCATCTGGAGTCGGTTTTTTTATGTCTATCATTCACAGCGCAGTCATAAAAAACAATGCGCGGTGTGATAAATAGGGTTCAGCTAGAGCGAATCAATAATGAAGGCAGTGACTGAGTTGTTTTTATTCTTCGTCAAACGCTTCGAACTCGATGCCCATTTCTGTCATCAGCTTTTTCACTTCAGCAGGGATATCGTCAGGACGGTCTTTACGAAGGTCTTCATCCGTTGGTAGTGGTTGGCCTGTGTACGCATGTAGAAAGGCTTCGCACAGTAGCTCACTGTTTGTTGCATGGCGTAGGTTGTTAATCTGGCGGCGAGTACGCTCGTCAGTTAGAACCTTTAACACTTTTAGAGGGATAGAAACTGTAATCTTCTTTACTTGTTCGCTTTTCTTTCCATGCTCAGCATATGGGCTTATGTATTCACCATTCCAGTCGGCCATTGCGTACCTTCATCACTTTAGTTGTTAGAATAAATTAATAGTGGTGATTTTAGCGGGATTTACCGCCATAAGCAAAGACATATGGACGTCTAGAAGTGTTGACGTCTCACGTTTATGAAAGTAAAGTGAATAACATATATCTAACACAGCCGCAAAATGCCGACAAGCAGCTGTGATTCTCAGACGCAAAACTTGTAAGGAAGCACCTATGAGCAGCCGGAAGCCAGCAACCATCGCAGTACGTACTGGTATCGAGTCAGACACGCAACACCATGCCGTTGTCCCACCTATTTATCTTTCGACTAACTATGGGTTTCCCGCTTTTGGTGAAGTGCCAAAGTACGATTACACCCGTTCTGGTAACCCAAATCGCGGTTTATTAGAAACGGCACTGTTTGAGCTTGAATCGGGTAAAGGCGCGGTTGTCACTAATTGTGGTACCTCGGCGCTTAACTTATGGGTTTCTGCTTTCCTAGGCGGCGATGATCTTATTATCGCACCACACGACTGCTACGGCGGTACTTACCGTCTGTTTAACACTCGCTCACTCAAAGGTGACTTTAAAGTTCTGTTCGTTGATCAATCGGATCAAGCGGCGCTGGATGCGGCGATCGCGCTTAAGCCAAAGTTGATCTTAATTGAAACACCATCGAATCCTTTGGTTCGTGTGGTTGATATTGCAGAAACTTGCCGTAAAGCGAAAGAGGTTGGTGCTCTGGTTGCTGTCGATAACACGTTTTTGACTCCAGTGTTCCAAAAGCCTTTAGAACTGGGTGCGGATTTTGTTATCCACTCAACCACCAAGTACATCAACGGACACTCGGACGTTATTGGTGGCGTTGTCGTCACGAAAACTGAAGAGCACGCTGAAGAGCTAGCATGGTGGGGCAACTGTATTGGTGCGACCGGCACACCATTTGATAGCTACATGACTCTACGTGGTATTCGTACGCTAGGTGCGCGTATGCGAGTTCACGAAGAAAGCTCACGTGAAATTCTGGCGTCTCTGCAGCAGCAAGAGCTCGTCGGCACGATTTACCACCAAGCCTTCCTGAACATCCGGGTCATGATATCGCGAAGAAGCAGCAGTCTGGCTTTGGTTCAATGCTGAGCTTTGAGTTTGCGGGCTCATTCGAGGCGCTTAAATACTTTGTTGATAAGTTAGAGCTGTTCTCTTTGGCGGAATCGCTGGGTGGTGTGGAAAGCTTGATTTGTCACCCTGCTTCGATGACTCACCGTGCAATGGGCGAAGAAGCGCTGGCAGAAGCGGGTGTTTCTCAACAGTTACTGCGTCTTTCTGTTGGTCTTGAAGATGCAGAAGACTTGATTGATGACCTCAAGCAAGCGTTTGAAAAGACACAAGGCTTTATTGCTGAAGGGGAGGGTTAATAATGGCAACCTTTCGCCAGCTACATAAATTTGGTGGTAGCAGCTTAGCGAATCCTGAGTGTTACCAGCGCGTGGTCAACATTCTTAGAGAATACTCATCAGCCACTGACTTGGTCGTGGTGTCGGCAGCGGGTAAAACAACTAACCGCTTGATTGAGTTTGTTGAAGCGCTCGATAAAGATGGTCGTATCGCTCACGAATGTTTGCAAGCACTTCGTCAGTTCCAACTTGAGCTGATTGAAGCGCTGCTTGAAGGTGAGTCTGCGGCTCAGCTAACGGCCACTATTCAGCAAGAATTTACCGCTTTGGGTGAGTTAACGGCTCCTCTAAGCGAAGCGCAAAAAGCACAAGTGCTAGGACACGGTGAGGTTTGGTCTTCACGTCTGTTAGCCGCTTTGTTGTGCCAACATGATTTACAAGCGGTTGCTCAAGATGCTCGTGCCTTTTTGCGTGCAGAAGTAGGTGCTCAACCTGAAGTTGACCGCGCACGTTCTTATCCTCTGATTAAAGAAGCTTTGGCGCAGCATGCCCATTGCCGTGTCGTTATTACTGGCTTTATGGCTCAAAATACTGAGGGTGAAACGGTTCTACTCGGCCGTAACGGTTCGGATTACTCAGCAACTGTAATTGGTGCTTTGGCTGAGGTTGAACGCGTAACAATTTGGAGTGATGTAGCGGGCGTTTACAGCGCAGACCCTCGTTTGGTATCGGATGCGTGCTTACTACCTCTGCTTCGTCTTGATGAGGCCAGTGAATTAGCTCGTTTAGCGGCTCCAGTGCTTCACAGTCGAACGCTACAGCCTGTGGCTCAAAGTGCTATGGATCTCAGCTTACGCTGCAGCTATCAGCCGGAGGCGGGCTCTACACAGATAGAGCGTGTACTGGCATCGGGGCGTGGCGCCAAAATCATTACTTCTCTGGATGAAGTTCTTATCGTGCAGCTGACCTTTGGTCACGGCCATGATTTCGATCGTCTAGAGAGTGAAGTGCTTGAAGGGCTTAAACGCGCTCAACTGGAGCCGCTGGCTTATGAGCTTGAACCGGATCAACACTGCTTGCGTCTTGCCTATACGGAAGAGATCGCTGGTGGTGCATTAGAATATCTACAAGACCATGCGATTGAAGCTGAGATTAAGCTAAAAGAGGGTTTCTCTTTGATTGCTGCCGTGGGTGCTGGCGTGACTAAGAACCCGAACCATTGTTACGGTTTCTACCAGCAGCTTAAGAGCTCGCCAGTTGAGTTCATCTCGGAAGCGAACTCTGGCTTGAGCTTAGTGGCTGTGATTCGTAAGAGTGAAACATCAAGCCTAGTGAAAGGTATTCACTCTCAACTATTCCAAGCGCAGAAGCGTGTTGCGATTGC
This region of Vibrio sp. BS-M-Sm-2 genomic DNA includes:
- the rpmE gene encoding 50S ribosomal protein L31; this translates as MKAGIHPEYKAVSATCSCGNTFEFNSTLAKESIHLDVCDKCHPFYTGKQRIVDTGGRVDRFNKRFGALSSKK
- a CDS encoding bifunctional aspartate kinase/homoserine dehydrogenase II; its protein translation is MATFRQLHKFGGSSLANPECYQRVVNILREYSSATDLVVVSAAGKTTNRLIEFVEALDKDGRIAHECLQALRQFQLELIEALLEGESAAQLTATIQQEFTALGELTAPLSEAQKAQVLGHGEVWSSRLLAALLCQHDLQAVAQDARAFLRAEVGAQPEVDRARSYPLIKEALAQHAHCRVVITGFMAQNTEGETVLLGRNGSDYSATVIGALAEVERVTIWSDVAGVYSADPRLVSDACLLPLLRLDEASELARLAAPVLHSRTLQPVAQSAMDLSLRCSYQPEAGSTQIERVLASGRGAKIITSLDEVLIVQLTFGHGHDFDRLESEVLEGLKRAQLEPLAYELEPDQHCLRLAYTEEIAGGALEYLQDHAIEAEIKLKEGFSLIAAVGAGVTKNPNHCYGFYQQLKSSPVEFISEANSGLSLVAVIRKSETSSLVKGIHSQLFQAQKRVAIALCGKGNIGSSWLSLFAEQKAELEKRRGMNFELVAVVDSQTYWFDDQGIDATSVSKRFDDEAIANNGNDWLERLGSIQGYDEAVVLDVTASPVLAAKYLQIAQQGIHLISANKVAGSASSEYYHQVQDAFAKISRHWLYNATVGAGLPINHTVRDLRESGDDIIALSGIFSGTLSWLFQQFDGTVPFSELVDLAWQQGLTEPDPRADLDGSDVMRKLVILARESGLDIEPENVKVESLVPAELQELSVDDFFDKASVLSEELAERLEKAHSQQKVLRYVARLEKNGKATVGVEALSKEHALANLLPCDNIFAIESKWYKDNPLVIRGPGAGREVTAGAIQSDLNRMSSLF
- a CDS encoding malic enzyme-like NAD(P)-binding protein, which translates into the protein MSEDSSQAQSSQALSSEKSLSPQEQFRQQALDYHEFPIPGKIAVELTKPANSAEDLALAYSPGVAEPVREIAQNVDNVYKYTGKGNMVAVISNGTAILGLGNLGPIASKPVMEGKALLFKRFAGLDSIDIEVKHRTIDEFVDTVANIADTFGGINLEDIKAPDCFEIERRLIERCDVPVFHDDQHGTAIVTAAGMLNAIELQGKKLEECKIVCLGAGAAAVACMELLIKCGAQREKIYMLDRKGVIHTRRDDLNEYKELFANNTDKRTLEDVIEGADLFLGVSGPNLLPAEALTLMADKPVVFACSNPDPEIKPELAHEVRSDLIMGTGRSDYPNQVNNVLCFPFIFRGALDVRASEINDEMKLAAVKAIRELAKEEVPAEVLAAAGETALEFGKGYIIPKPMDPRLLPRVAKAVAEAAVESGVARIEMPANYMA
- the metJ gene encoding met regulon transcriptional regulator MetJ: MADWNGEYISPYAEHGKKSEQVKKITVSIPLKVLKVLTDERTRRQINNLRHATNSELLCEAFLHAYTGQPLPTDEDLRKDRPDDIPAEVKKLMTEMGIEFEAFDEE